The following proteins are encoded in a genomic region of Rhinoraja longicauda isolate Sanriku21f chromosome 14, sRhiLon1.1, whole genome shotgun sequence:
- the LOC144600011 gene encoding cyclin-I-like: MKCPRPLDGQKLAFLLDVALSKEARLWKVPLIETYSKQDATINPLQRENVVLWLRDLCSKFGYYPETFFIAVSIVDRLLTSVKAQPKYLRCIAISSLFIAVKINEEDEVTLLVKDLVVKSSSGCTSSEVVRMEKIILDKLQWNLYSATAVDFLNIIHSSDLIYCKSMVEQQVSPSALAWDPNVVYIFDPAASAIERQPRGRPCYSPQRRPKADLLNNAKPLTGRRAGVGNNRAAPAKAKDAEATGVHAMQRCSGEALAAAGSVDGKGVDSCRAGRQQMDIPSPCPSLQPVDGVWAE; this comes from the exons ATGAAATGCCCTCGGCCACTGGATGGCCAGAAGCTGGCCTTCCTCCTTGACGTTGCCCTCTCTAAAGAGGCCCGACTGTGGAAAGTGCCCCTTATCGAGACCTACAGTAAGCAG gatGCAACTATTAACCCACTTCAGCGGGAGAACGTGGTGTTGTGGCTCAGGGACTTGTGCTCAAAGTTTGGTTACTACCCAGAAACATTCTTCATTGCCGTCAGTATTGTTGACCGCCTTCTGACATCTGTCAAG GCACAACCAAAGTATCTTCGTTGCATTGCCATTTCCAGCTTGTTCATCGCAGTAAAGATCAACGAGGAAGATGAG GTCACACTGCTAGTGAAGGACCTCGTGGTGAAGAGTTCCAGCGGTTGTACGAGCAGTGAGGTGGTGAGGATGGAAAAGATCATTCTCGATAAGCTGCAGTGGAACCTCTACTCAGCGACAGCGGTCGACTTCTTGAACATC ATTCACAGCTCAGATTTGATCTACTGTAAGAGCATGGTGGAACAGCAGGTGTCGCCGTCTGCACTGGCCTGGGATCCCAACGTGGTCTACATCTTTGACCCCGCTGCCTCGGCCATCGAGAGGCAACCACGAGGAAGGCCGTGCTACTCTCCCCAACGCCGCCCAAAGGCCGATCTGCTCAACAACGCGAAGCCACTGACCGGTCGACGAGCCGGTGTCGGCAACAACCGTGCAGCCCCGGCTAAAGCCAAAGATGCGGAGGCCACCGGAGTGCATGCAATGCAACGTTGCTCTGGGGAGGCTCTGGCTGCGGCGGGGAGCGTCGATGGCAAGGGTGTCGATTCCTGCAGAGCTGGTCGGCAGCAGATGGACATCCCCTCACCCTGCCCCTCTCTGCAGCCGGTGGACGGAGTGTGGGCAGAGTAG